Proteins encoded together in one Oxalobacteraceae sp. CFBP 8761 window:
- the aceA gene encoding isocitrate lyase: protein MTTREQQIAELQQDWDTNPRWKGVVRNYTAADVVRLRGSVRIEHTLAKRGAEKLWNLVNDEPYVNALGALTGNQAMQQVKAGLKAIYLSGWQVAGDANAAGEMYPDQSLYPANSVPLVVRRINNTFQRADQIQWSEGKDDIDYFAPIVADAEAGFGGVLNAYELMKSMIEAGASGVHFEDQLASVKKCGHMGGKVLVPTREAIEKLNAARLAADVMGTTTLVIARTDAEAADLLTSDVDANDKEFCTGERTVEGFFRVQPGVEQAISRGLAYAPFADLVWCETGKPDLEFARRFAEAIHAKFPGKMLAYNCSPSFNWKKNLDDATIAKFQRELGAMGYKFQFITLAGFHSLNYGMFNLAHGYARTGMSAFVELQEAEFAAAEKGFTAVKHQREVGTGYFDAVTQAIQQGQSSTTALHGSTEDEQFFEEKKVA, encoded by the coding sequence ATGACTACCCGTGAACAGCAAATCGCCGAACTGCAGCAAGACTGGGACACCAATCCACGCTGGAAAGGCGTCGTGCGCAATTACACCGCTGCCGACGTCGTCCGTCTGCGTGGCTCGGTGCGCATCGAGCACACGCTGGCCAAGCGCGGTGCCGAGAAGCTGTGGAACCTGGTCAATGATGAGCCGTATGTGAACGCCCTGGGTGCGCTGACCGGCAACCAGGCCATGCAGCAGGTGAAAGCGGGCCTGAAGGCGATCTACCTGTCGGGCTGGCAAGTGGCGGGCGACGCCAACGCCGCTGGCGAAATGTATCCGGACCAGTCGCTGTATCCTGCCAACTCGGTCCCGCTGGTCGTGCGCCGCATTAACAACACGTTCCAGCGTGCCGACCAGATCCAGTGGTCGGAAGGCAAGGACGATATCGATTACTTCGCGCCGATCGTGGCCGATGCCGAAGCCGGTTTCGGCGGCGTGCTCAATGCCTATGAACTGATGAAGTCGATGATCGAAGCCGGCGCATCGGGCGTGCACTTCGAGGATCAGCTGGCGTCGGTCAAGAAGTGCGGCCACATGGGCGGCAAGGTGCTGGTGCCAACCCGCGAAGCCATCGAAAAACTCAACGCGGCCCGCCTGGCAGCCGACGTGATGGGGACCACGACGCTTGTCATCGCCCGCACCGACGCCGAAGCAGCCGACCTGCTCACGTCCGACGTCGACGCCAATGACAAAGAATTCTGCACCGGCGAGCGCACGGTCGAAGGTTTCTTCCGCGTCCAGCCGGGCGTCGAGCAAGCGATTTCGCGCGGCCTGGCCTACGCACCGTTCGCCGACCTGGTCTGGTGCGAAACCGGCAAGCCCGACCTCGAGTTCGCGCGCCGCTTTGCCGAGGCGATCCACGCCAAGTTCCCGGGCAAGATGCTGGCCTATAACTGCTCGCCATCGTTCAACTGGAAAAAGAACCTGGACGACGCGACCATCGCCAAGTTCCAGCGTGAGCTGGGCGCGATGGGCTACAAGTTCCAGTTCATCACGCTGGCAGGCTTCCACTCGCTCAATTACGGCATGTTCAACCTGGCCCACGGCTATGCACGCACCGGCATGTCGGCCTTCGTCGAGCTGCAAGAAGCCGAATTCGCCGCCGCTGAAAAAGGGTTCACCGCCGTCAAGCATCAGCGCGAAGTGGGCACCGGCTACTTCGACGCCGTGACCCAGGCCATCCAGCAGGGCCAGAGCTCGACCACGGCGCTGCACGGCTCGACTGAGGACGAACAGTTCTTCGAAGAAAAGAAAGTCGCCTGA
- the rlmJ gene encoding 23S rRNA (adenine(2030)-N(6))-methyltransferase RlmJ, whose amino-acid sequence MLSYRHAFHAGNHADVLKHFIQVQLHQYMNQKDAAYTYIDTHSGAGVYALDSFQSTKTAEFDTGIGPLWGLTDVPAPLKEYLDLIKGMNPSGKMRYYPGSPYVAEQMAREQDRLRLFELHPADCKILADNFRKLDAHKAEQGERSRGRRVMIDRGDGFDSMKALLPPPSRRALVLIDPPYEVKDDYKRVKEALDDALLRFPSGIYAVWYPVLQRMESRQFADRLKRVPAKEWLNVTLTIQTPTPDGTGLHSSGMFILNPPYTLEPILREVLPYLVRVLGKDAGARFTIEKGTQVTGTALGRSASRTDGAAGMPRQPIGNARRASPLSGKGSLRLPGQVMPREGDEPAAPVKPSRTGTGRPTQDAGRPGAPPRSSAPKTAAPRAPRAPGASSRAASDAAAPRAPRTAGDRPATPGAPRTGRTRQGGGRS is encoded by the coding sequence ATGTTGAGCTACCGCCACGCCTTCCACGCGGGTAACCACGCCGATGTCCTCAAGCACTTCATTCAGGTGCAACTGCACCAGTACATGAACCAGAAGGATGCCGCCTATACCTATATCGATACCCACTCGGGCGCCGGCGTGTACGCACTCGACAGCTTCCAGTCGACCAAGACCGCCGAATTCGATACCGGCATCGGCCCGCTGTGGGGCCTCACTGACGTTCCGGCACCGCTGAAGGAATACCTCGACCTGATCAAGGGCATGAACCCGAGCGGCAAGATGCGCTATTACCCGGGCTCGCCGTATGTTGCCGAGCAGATGGCGCGCGAGCAGGACCGCCTGCGCCTGTTCGAGCTGCACCCGGCCGATTGCAAGATCCTGGCCGATAACTTCCGCAAGCTCGACGCGCACAAGGCCGAGCAGGGCGAACGCTCGCGCGGCCGCCGCGTGATGATCGACCGGGGCGACGGCTTCGACAGCATGAAGGCCTTGCTGCCGCCACCGTCGCGCCGCGCGCTGGTGCTGATCGACCCGCCGTACGAAGTCAAGGATGACTACAAGCGTGTGAAGGAAGCACTCGACGACGCGCTGCTGCGCTTCCCGAGCGGCATCTACGCCGTCTGGTATCCGGTGCTGCAGCGCATGGAATCGCGCCAGTTTGCCGATCGCCTGAAGCGCGTGCCGGCCAAGGAATGGCTGAACGTCACGCTGACGATCCAGACCCCGACCCCTGACGGCACTGGCCTGCACAGCTCGGGCATGTTCATCCTGAACCCACCGTACACGCTCGAGCCGATCCTGCGCGAAGTGCTGCCGTATCTGGTGCGCGTGCTGGGCAAGGATGCCGGCGCACGCTTCACGATCGAAAAGGGTACCCAGGTCACGGGCACGGCCCTCGGCCGCAGCGCCAGCCGCACCGATGGAGCCGCCGGCATGCCGCGCCAGCCGATCGGCAATGCGCGCCGCGCCAGCCCGCTGTCGGGCAAGGGCAGTCTGCGCCTGCCGGGCCAGGTCATGCCGCGCGAAGGCGACGAGCCGGCAGCGCCGGTCAAGCCATCCCGCACTGGCACGGGCCGTCCGACGCAGGATGCTGGCCGGCCGGGTGCGCCGCCGCGCTCGAGTGCGCCAAAGACTGCTGCACCTCGCGCGCCCCGTGCGCCCGGCGCCTCATCGCGCGCGGCGTCGGATGCTGCCGCGCCGCGTGCACCCCGCACCGCTGGCGATCGCCCGGCAACGCCGGGTGCCCCGCGCACCGGCCGCACCCGACAGGGCGGCGGCCGCAGCTAG
- a CDS encoding EAL domain-containing protein — MHADATAAVLVPSDDFFLARQPILGRDQQLLAFELLFRAAGEDEDAKLTDGAAATAAVISHASQLGMEQVVGDQLAFVNVDAVVLMSDFVRFLQPHKVILEILETVKPTPELLARVDELKNLGFKFAVDDVIEHSPELDQLISLIDIIKVDIKGVAPDALGDLVASLKKTGKRLLAEKVETIEEFKLCMELGFEYFQGYYFARPVILSGRKIAPTEVVLLRLLELVNSNADNQTIETAVKRDALVSLNLLRLVNSRAVPGPRIESLSQALAVLGRRQLGRWLQILLYTAAGAQVSLDSPLLQLATTRGKLLELMTLRVRPGDTASADRAFTVGIMSLAEALFSVRMADILVHVEVAHDVRDALIDRDGDFGTMLRIAELLETAVGGRKLNAELKKIGLTVPEVREIELAAFDWVRELTHDVR; from the coding sequence ATGCATGCTGATGCAACGGCAGCGGTCTTGGTGCCGTCTGACGATTTTTTCCTCGCACGGCAACCCATTCTCGGGCGCGACCAGCAATTGCTGGCGTTCGAACTGCTGTTTCGTGCTGCCGGCGAGGACGAAGACGCCAAGCTGACCGACGGCGCCGCCGCGACGGCGGCCGTCATTTCGCATGCGTCCCAGCTCGGCATGGAGCAGGTGGTGGGCGATCAGCTCGCCTTTGTCAATGTCGACGCCGTCGTCCTGATGAGCGACTTCGTGCGCTTCCTGCAGCCGCATAAAGTCATTCTCGAAATCCTGGAAACCGTCAAGCCCACGCCGGAGTTGCTGGCGCGGGTGGACGAACTGAAAAACCTCGGCTTCAAGTTCGCCGTCGACGACGTCATCGAACATTCGCCCGAACTCGATCAGCTGATTTCGCTGATTGACATCATCAAGGTCGATATCAAGGGCGTGGCCCCGGATGCGCTGGGCGATCTGGTCGCGTCGCTGAAAAAGACCGGCAAGCGCCTGCTGGCTGAAAAGGTCGAGACGATCGAAGAATTCAAGCTGTGCATGGAACTCGGTTTCGAATACTTCCAGGGGTATTACTTTGCGCGGCCCGTGATCCTCAGCGGCCGCAAGATCGCGCCGACCGAAGTCGTGCTACTGCGCTTGCTGGAGCTCGTCAATTCCAATGCCGACAACCAGACCATCGAAACGGCCGTCAAGCGCGATGCGCTGGTCAGCCTGAACCTGCTGCGCCTGGTCAACAGCCGCGCAGTGCCGGGTCCGCGCATCGAATCGCTGTCCCAGGCGCTCGCGGTGCTGGGCCGGCGTCAGCTGGGTCGCTGGCTGCAGATCCTGCTGTACACGGCGGCGGGCGCGCAGGTCTCGCTCGACTCGCCGTTGCTGCAACTGGCCACCACGCGCGGCAAGCTGCTCGAACTGATGACGCTGCGCGTGCGCCCAGGCGACACGGCCAGCGCCGACCGCGCCTTTACGGTCGGCATCATGTCGCTGGCCGAAGCGCTGTTCTCGGTGCGGATGGCCGACATCCTCGTGCATGTCGAGGTCGCGCATGACGTACGCGATGCACTGATCGACCGCGATGGTGACTTCGGCACGATGTTGCGCATCGCCGAGCTGCTCGAAACAGCCGTCGGTGGCCGCAAGCTCAATGCCGAACTCAAGAAGATCGGGTTGACGGTGCCCGAGGTACGCGAGATCGAACTGGCAGCGTTCGACTGGGTCCGCGAGCTGACCCACGACGTGCGCTAA
- a CDS encoding SAM-dependent methyltransferase, with amino-acid sequence MPGTLYLIPNTLGPLDAAPGCLNGLLPTQVQALTSSLDYFVAENAKTARAFLKLIAIDHPLAKPLQEIEIAELNVNTPAAALTQLLAPLLAGRDAGLVSEAGVPAVADPGADLVRLAHQHGIAVRPLVGPSSLLLAVMASGLNGQSFAFNGYLPTDAALRTKRIRELETRSRGERQTQLFIETPYRNGAMLEALVAGCQPGTLVCVATDLSLPSESVRTMTAAKWKAALGADKGPDFHKKPTVFLLLGQ; translated from the coding sequence ATGCCCGGCACCCTGTACCTGATTCCCAATACCCTCGGCCCACTCGACGCCGCGCCCGGCTGCCTGAATGGCCTGCTGCCGACGCAAGTGCAGGCACTGACCAGCTCGCTCGATTATTTTGTGGCCGAAAACGCCAAGACGGCGCGCGCGTTCCTGAAACTGATCGCCATCGACCATCCATTGGCCAAGCCGCTGCAGGAAATCGAGATCGCCGAACTGAACGTGAACACGCCGGCCGCAGCGCTGACGCAATTGCTGGCGCCGCTCCTGGCAGGACGCGATGCGGGCCTGGTGTCAGAGGCCGGCGTGCCAGCAGTTGCCGATCCCGGCGCCGACCTCGTGCGCCTGGCGCATCAGCACGGGATTGCCGTGCGGCCGCTGGTCGGCCCGTCATCGCTGCTGCTGGCCGTCATGGCCAGCGGCCTGAACGGCCAGAGCTTCGCTTTTAACGGCTATCTGCCGACCGATGCGGCGCTGCGCACGAAACGCATCCGCGAGCTGGAAACCCGTTCACGGGGCGAGCGCCAGACACAGCTCTTCATTGAAACGCCGTACCGCAACGGCGCGATGCTCGAAGCACTGGTGGCGGGTTGCCAGCCGGGCACGCTGGTGTGCGTGGCAACCGACCTGTCGTTGCCGAGCGAGTCGGTGCGCACCATGACGGCGGCGAAGTGGAAGGCAGCGCTGGGGGCGGACAAGGGGCCGGACTTCCACAAGAAGCCGACCGTGTTCCTGCTGCTGGGGCAATAA
- the maf gene encoding septum formation protein Maf, producing the protein MITSSTPPRLILASSSAYRRELLGRLGLPFEAIAPDLDETPLPGETPPATALRLARAKAEAVARLHPDALVIGSDQVATLDDLQIGKPGDHARALAQLQLMRGREVVFHTALCLWDGRVTNPAAAVQVDNVQVRVRFRDLPDAELDAYLRIEQPYDCAGSAKNEGLGIALIEHIHSLDPTALTGLPLIALTGMLRRAGVRFFGT; encoded by the coding sequence ATGATAACAAGCTCTACCCCGCCCCGCCTGATCCTCGCCTCGAGCTCGGCCTACCGGCGCGAATTGCTGGGCCGGCTCGGCCTGCCATTCGAGGCCATCGCGCCCGATCTCGATGAAACCCCGCTGCCAGGCGAAACGCCGCCGGCAACCGCGCTGCGCCTGGCGCGTGCCAAGGCCGAGGCCGTGGCGCGCCTGCATCCGGATGCGCTCGTGATCGGCTCCGACCAGGTCGCCACGCTCGACGATCTGCAGATCGGCAAGCCGGGTGACCATGCGCGCGCGCTAGCCCAGCTGCAGTTGATGCGGGGCCGTGAAGTCGTGTTCCATACGGCCCTGTGCCTGTGGGACGGGCGCGTGACCAACCCTGCCGCCGCTGTCCAGGTCGACAATGTGCAGGTTCGCGTGCGTTTTCGCGACCTGCCAGATGCCGAACTCGACGCCTATCTGCGCATCGAACAGCCGTATGACTGCGCCGGCAGCGCCAAGAACGAAGGCCTGGGCATTGCCCTGATCGAACACATTCACTCGCTTGATCCGACCGCCCTCACCGGCTTGCCGCTCATCGCCCTGACCGGCATGCTGCGGCGCGCCGGCGTGCGCTTCTTCGGCACCTGA
- a CDS encoding DUF177 domain-containing protein: MSAFIIDAFEFCKSDGFREGSTPLVEMTRLAAESSEKGGDIRWTMQGGQTRHGYPSLTLEVAGHVKLECQRCLQPMDYDIDSSTMLVLGKDDEEADAIEIVLDDDSIDVIVGSRTCDIRQLLEDEALLALPQSPKHDVCPETKLLDSLKNEKPSPFAGLKNLKTE, translated from the coding sequence ATGAGCGCTTTCATCATTGATGCCTTCGAGTTTTGCAAGAGCGATGGTTTTCGTGAGGGCAGCACGCCCCTGGTCGAGATGACCCGGCTGGCCGCAGAGAGTTCCGAAAAAGGCGGCGACATCCGCTGGACGATGCAAGGTGGTCAAACCCGTCACGGTTATCCGTCGCTGACTCTCGAGGTCGCCGGTCACGTGAAGCTGGAATGCCAGCGTTGTCTGCAGCCCATGGATTACGACATCGATTCGTCGACCATGCTGGTGCTGGGTAAAGATGACGAAGAAGCCGATGCCATCGAGATCGTTCTCGACGACGACAGCATCGATGTGATCGTCGGCAGTCGCACTTGCGATATTCGCCAGTTGCTCGAAGACGAAGCCCTGCTGGCATTGCCGCAGTCGCCAAAGCACGATGTCTGCCCAGAAACCAAGCTGCTGGACAGCCTGAAGAACGAGAAGCCGTCGCCATTTGCCGGCCTCAAGAATCTCAAGACAGAATGA
- the rpmF gene encoding 50S ribosomal protein L32 produces the protein MAVQQNKKSPSKRGMHRSHDFLVAPNLAVEPTTGETHLRHHISPNGFYRGRKVLKTKNDE, from the coding sequence ATGGCTGTTCAGCAGAATAAAAAATCCCCATCGAAGCGCGGTATGCACCGTTCGCACGACTTCCTGGTTGCACCAAACCTGGCAGTCGAGCCAACCACCGGCGAAACGCACCTGCGTCACCACATCAGCCCTAACGGTTTCTACCGTGGTCGCAAAGTTCTGAAGACCAAAAACGACGAGTAA
- the plsX gene encoding phosphate acyltransferase PlsX, producing MTIKISIDCMGGDHGPSVTIPAAISFLKKQDDAELVLVGVEEVLRAELKKHHGDKLPRLTIKNATEVVAMDDPIEVALRRKKDSSMRVAIELVKDGSANACVSAGNTGALMAVSRYVLKTMPGVDRPAICSIMPNQKNGPTYILDLGANVDCEPHHLHQFAIMGSVLCSAIEGIPRPTIGLLNVGTEDIKGNEVVKATGVLLRDDAARGKLNFYGNVEGNDIFKGTVDVVVCDGFVGNVMLKAIEGLSRFMKSTFKSDIMSMVGAVFARKAMKKLNPERYNGAGLLGLKGLVFKSHGGANAYSFEWAIKRAYEAAHNNVQEQLSALITELMPNSTGAAEAPMPVLEPVSTIERQAQ from the coding sequence ATGACCATAAAAATTTCCATTGACTGCATGGGTGGCGATCACGGCCCGTCAGTAACTATTCCGGCAGCAATCTCGTTCCTCAAGAAGCAGGATGACGCCGAGCTTGTGCTCGTGGGCGTCGAAGAGGTGCTGCGCGCAGAACTCAAGAAACACCACGGCGACAAATTGCCCCGTCTGACGATCAAGAACGCGACCGAAGTCGTCGCGATGGACGATCCGATCGAGGTGGCCCTGCGCCGCAAGAAGGATTCGTCGATGCGTGTGGCGATCGAGCTGGTGAAAGACGGCAGCGCCAATGCCTGCGTCTCTGCCGGCAATACCGGCGCCCTGATGGCCGTCTCGCGCTACGTGCTCAAGACGATGCCCGGCGTCGACCGTCCGGCGATCTGCTCGATCATGCCGAACCAGAAGAACGGCCCGACCTATATCCTCGACCTGGGCGCGAACGTCGATTGCGAACCGCATCACCTGCACCAGTTCGCGATCATGGGCTCGGTGCTGTGCTCGGCGATCGAAGGCATCCCCCGCCCGACCATTGGCCTGCTCAATGTGGGCACCGAAGACATCAAGGGCAACGAGGTGGTCAAGGCCACCGGCGTGCTGCTGCGCGACGATGCTGCCCGCGGCAAGCTCAATTTCTACGGCAACGTCGAAGGCAATGACATCTTCAAGGGTACCGTCGACGTCGTCGTCTGCGACGGTTTCGTCGGCAACGTGATGCTCAAGGCGATTGAAGGCCTGTCGCGCTTCATGAAATCGACCTTCAAGTCCGACATCATGTCGATGGTCGGCGCCGTGTTCGCACGCAAGGCGATGAAGAAACTCAATCCCGAGCGCTACAATGGCGCCGGTCTGCTGGGCCTGAAGGGCCTGGTGTTCAAGAGCCACGGCGGCGCCAACGCCTATTCGTTCGAATGGGCGATCAAGCGTGCCTACGAGGCCGCGCACAATAATGTGCAAGAACAGTTGTCGGCACTAATTACCGAGCTGATGCCGAATTCAACGGGCGCTGCCGAAGCGCCCATGCCGGTGCTCGAGCCCGTGTCCACGATCGAGCGCCAGGCGCAATAA
- a CDS encoding ketoacyl-ACP synthase III, translating to MYSKITGTGSYLPANRVTNEALATRLAAQGVETSHEWIVTRSGIEARHFAAADELSSDLAVHAARRALEMAGREAGDIDLVIVASSTPDFHGSFPSTACIVQQKLGMANGSAAFDVQAVCSGFVYALSTADAFIRAGNHKRVLVIGSEIFSRIVDFNDRGTCVLFGDGAGAVLLEVSNEPGILATKLHADGSHADILSIPGNLAGGAVAGSGFLHMDGPAVFKLAVSVLEKVAHEVLDTAGVTPDQIDWLVPHQANIRIMNGTAKKLGLPLEKMVVTVNEHGNTSAASIPLALDQAMRDGRIKPGQNVLMEGVGGGFTWGAVLARM from the coding sequence CTGTACAGCAAAATCACTGGCACCGGCAGCTACCTGCCGGCCAACCGTGTCACCAATGAAGCGCTGGCCACGCGGCTGGCCGCGCAAGGTGTCGAAACGTCGCACGAATGGATTGTTACCCGCAGCGGCATCGAGGCGCGCCACTTCGCCGCCGCCGATGAGCTTTCATCCGATCTGGCCGTGCACGCCGCGCGCCGGGCGCTCGAGATGGCCGGCCGCGAAGCGGGCGACATCGACCTCGTCATCGTCGCCAGTTCCACTCCCGACTTTCACGGCAGCTTCCCGAGCACGGCCTGCATCGTCCAGCAAAAGCTGGGGATGGCCAATGGCAGCGCTGCCTTCGACGTGCAGGCGGTCTGCAGCGGCTTCGTCTACGCCTTGTCGACGGCCGATGCGTTCATCCGTGCCGGCAACCACAAGCGCGTACTCGTGATCGGTTCCGAGATTTTCTCGCGCATCGTCGACTTCAATGACCGCGGCACATGCGTGCTGTTCGGCGATGGCGCCGGCGCCGTGCTGCTGGAAGTGTCGAACGAGCCGGGCATCCTGGCCACCAAGCTGCACGCCGACGGCAGTCACGCCGACATCCTGTCGATCCCGGGCAACCTGGCGGGCGGCGCCGTTGCCGGCAGCGGTTTCCTGCACATGGATGGCCCGGCCGTGTTCAAGCTGGCCGTGTCGGTGCTCGAGAAGGTGGCGCACGAAGTGCTCGATACCGCTGGCGTTACGCCGGACCAGATCGACTGGCTGGTGCCGCATCAGGCCAATATCCGCATCATGAACGGCACCGCCAAAAAACTTGGCCTGCCGCTGGAAAAAATGGTTGTCACCGTCAATGAGCACGGCAATACGTCGGCCGCCTCGATTCCGCTGGCGCTCGACCAGGCGATGCGCGATGGCCGCATCAAGCCGGGCCAGAACGTGCTGATGGAAGGCGTGGGCGGCGGCTTTACCTGGGGCGCCGTGCTGGCGCGCATGTAA